CTATTGAAATGATGACAGGCTCTTCTGTTAATGGCTGTGATCAGTATCAGTCCCAGATAAATCTGAACTTGACctccttcattttctctttgtaaACAGCATCAAATGTTtccatctgtgtctctgtgaacaGATTCTTCCAGTCACCAGCGATTCCTGGGGGGGATGGGGAAACTCTTGTTACTGTCaatattgtatattatgtatatgtatactgtCACACCATTTCTTATATTGCAGTAAATTTAAAAGCAGTGCATTCGTAGAACAATTCAAACAACATTTACAGGAGTGCACAGGTAAATCCATGATGAAGTACACTGATGAAAGCATCCATTAAGGTTAGATTACCAGCTAAATTAATCAAATGCTAGGACATTGTTACATTAATCTGTTATTTTTGACCATACAGTACCTTTCCTAAGAAACTCTGATTTTTTCTGGTCGAAGACCTCCTGTGGCACCAGTGAGTAGTTTGacatcttgttttgtttcatgctCTTGAAAGTGCAGCGATCTGCAATCTTCTTGGTCACCTCCTCACTCAAAGATTTCCCCATGAAACGGGCAATCCTTGACACGGAATCATTAAGATCCTATACAGAACAGGAACCAACATAAGACGAACACTctcatacgcatacacacacatttgtctGCAGTACTCTATGGATATGCAtaattttgcagttttacataaCTCCGAAGTCTCTTGATATTGTTGTATTAAATGCAggtgtaaataataatatacatacaaGTATCATTTCCTCATAGGAAATGTACATCACGCGGCCTTGCTCTTCTGCATTTAGCCATCCCTTAACATGATCAAACCATGACCCCAACATCACTGGGAAAAGAGGCAAAAATGTACTGTGATGTGTTAATTGTTACTACTAATGATTATAATTAACATGTAATGTTACTGTAACATTAGTCATATCTGACAtatgtatcatttaaaaaattcacACTATAATTCAACAGTGAgttcaacaaaaataatgacagcttTCCAATATAGTAATTTTAATAAAGTATTGAATATAGTACCTTTTCCACTGAGGAATTTTTCTAAGAACTCATCTACTGTCCCTGGCTTCACCAGGAATGATG
This genomic stretch from Megalops cyprinoides isolate fMegCyp1 chromosome 1, fMegCyp1.pri, whole genome shotgun sequence harbors:
- the LOC118792023 gene encoding sulfotransferase 2B1-like translates to MSEAELYTEYKGIYLPKHLHPPESLKFLEEFTFRHDDIIVVTYPKSGTTWMQEIVPLIQSEGDMASVLTIPNWDRMPWLEEYRAMLLNLDQRPSPRLFASHFHYSMMPESFFRVKPKVIYVMRNPKDVFTSSFHFCGMASFLVKPGTVDEFLEKFLSGKVMLGSWFDHVKGWLNAEEQGRVMYISYEEMILDLNDSVSRIARFMGKSLSEEVTKKIADRCTFKSMKQNKMSNYSLVPQEVFDQKKSEFLRKGIAGDWKNLFTETQMETFDAVYKEKMKEVKFRFIWD